From Solanum stenotomum isolate F172 chromosome 2, ASM1918654v1, whole genome shotgun sequence:
aaaaacaaaacattttttattaatttaaaaactcTAACTTATCTTCTAAAACAGtaacttcttttctttattaaaattaattaattatagttaattagttgataatttaaaatttaaaaattagagatTAATTGTGGCGTTGACACGTAGGTGTtatcacctctcctattatatagaatataaatataaattttaaaatgtttaaatctgaaaatatgtttaaaagataatcaaattatttaacaaattaatttaaaatctgaaaaaaaagaaatatgcaaccacctttaatttttgaaatcctAAATAAAGTTACTTATTTATCCATTTGCTTCATTTATTCTATAAATATATGTCCTCTTCAAATACTATCCTTGAGAAGAATCAGTTTtcacaaataatttttcatacaGTGAAAAGTTcatcttcaaaaaataaattcataaacacCCTTGTGAATGTCAGCAGATGTATTGCTTCAAGCAgtgaattttcatatatatatatatataactcaatttAGAATTTGTAGTTGATTTTAACCTAATAAATTgtgtataataaaaaattatctgcATTTTGATTTGAGTTTAAATACaaaacttttatatttaaatgattttataaaataaaaaatagaaagataacatacatacatatatatatatatatatgtgtgtgtgtgtgtatgtatgtatgtatgtatctTTTAGTGTTGTTTTACGCTTATAGAGTCTGtctgtatgtatgtatgtatgtatgtatgtatgtatgtatatatgtatgtatgtatgtatatatgtatgtatgtatgtatctTTTAGTGAAATACAATATTATGGATAGTATGTGAATAGAAGCTTGGTGTAGGATAGGTTTCTTTCAACTATGCCAAGATTTCCTTCTCTTGCATTCATGAATCTTTCGTCTGAGAGATTAATGACTATAGGACAATTAATTCCTTCTTTGAAAGTtgaatcacaaccatatcacgaccacatcatagtattacacataacctgtctcaatcacaaccatatcacgaccacatcatagtattacacatcacctgtctcaatcacaaccatatcacaaccacatcatagtattacacatcacatgtctcaatcacaaccatatcacgaccacatcatagtattacacatcatctgtctcaacatcaatgtctgtatcaatcatagcctactcatgctcttctatcccctcaatatcagttatcacatgacttattcaacaaattcaattcacatataacacatttagctcgttttattccccatctttcatttacaacaatttcaatcaacaaataaaacccatcctcaatccccattactccccaacacaattaggaaagtaatcatgcgtagtctaagagttttacaaagtttggaagccacttgccttaaaacgaactccaaaagttacttgacttgagcctttcctttccgagtataatccggatcacgataatctattcaaacaattattcacaatcacaattcgagtccaatgacaccaaaatcaagaaatttagggaaaaagggcaaaacggtccaaaagtctcataccggaaaacgatacccaaatctggaaatttttgatgtaaaatgatccttaaagtatttggaagctaatggtgaaaaccaatttgaaaacggagttgaaatcaattcacaaactcaatttgaaggaaaatccacgttcttgaagaagcctaaaatattcggatccgaaaccccgactcgaaaatgaaatatctcttgaaaaacatcttacccatgcttagataagttcaaatatgaaatttcatcaaaaacggagttaagatcgaccttgaaattctcaatttatcaaactttaactttaccgggaaagtccaaattgtacgcggttaatatgatgaaaataatcgatgaatcaataattttatgttaaaatcagtttacccataacataaggatcgtaaatatacctttttcatcaaaaagggagtccaaatcgataaaaccccaatttttcccaagagatttacggataggaaaaaaaaccagataaagaaattatgagaaaatgtcaaattgaagattgaatactaactcTCATATTAATttaagaagaaacccgtaagaatcactccattccgatctctagaactcccgatatgctcaaaataccaaatgaacacagtctgagatttttataacagtgcatggctgttatgcaccagaaaaacagcagttaatctttcactaaaaagaccgtaatttcctcatacgatagtgaaatgacccgattcttttttgtaaatgtcttaaataattatacggacctgctcgtttaatcggagctcaatttcatgctcgttttcccagttaaatatcatttttactcggtaaacaattatttcttatttgcgataaaagtccaatctcgggttagcgaaaatgcaccaaaatttgcagataagtcctataattcatgctcaaaatttcagaaccttcggaataatttttcgacctttaaaactaaaaatgaaccctttagttgccacaattgactgaaatagtgtcaaagcatccaagaagcttacaATTTCactcaaaactcatttggcacttcctgaacacaaaccaaatatgctactagcttgaaaatgacatttcggactcaatgaaatcgtcgagacttagaatcaccccctgaatccaacggtgccctcgaaATTcaatttcgagcaccggaacctcgtttgttgaccaaaatcaactcttgatcaaaatttcacaattttagcaacttaggacctcaaatcttcgttttaactccaaattcgactccgtaaattctcatagacccgtttcgacattctaaaactacTGAAATCGACAGAAATCCGATTccagtctcgaaactccaaatgtcTCGAAACTCCACTTTTAACCAaattttaactcttaaaaactcaactttccaaaaactcaacttttcatcaattttccttcgaaccaacttcgaaaatacaacaattaggactcggggcaattatcgggaggggtaaaacggtcattttatgaaaatttccaaaaatgacctttagggtcattacagaaGTAGAGCTCAAACTCAAAGCCCTACGGAAGAGCAAAATTCTCTTGTGAGAGAAATGACATTAAAACACCGACAAACAAAATAGACTTAATCAGATGAACCCTTGGAGCATAAGTCAGCAAATTGGATGTCGAATAAGTGAACCTATTTATCATTGTATCAATCAAGAACATACATTTTTGCATGAGAAGaaattatctttttcttttgtgatataataaagtggacaagtaaaaatgagaaattattttttagaatagtGCATAAATGAAAGCGAACGGAGGGACTAATTTCTTAATTTAGCAACtatttaatttcaacattttatatgacatgtttaagaccacaaaataaaaaaaaaaaaatcattaaaatacaattaactaACTTACCTTGCTAGTCCAAAACTTACATTACAAATCTTTGGCCCAAAGTTCAATCCGGTATACAATAATATAGCTTTGATATACAACAATATACaaatgttttttatattttttgacaaaaaattctCTCCATCCTTGATCAGATGTCTCGGATTCAAGTTCTGATacgtaaattaattatattagagAATGTTTCCCTCTCAAATAGACTTACACAATACAAATCCGAAATGGTTAGAGTGCTTATGTAAATATCGAACAccgtagaaaaataaaacagagTAATAACCTAATATATCTTATAAGTTTATATTTAGTTCGATCAATTAAATAgtgaattatattatttttaaaaagtagaaCAATATGGAATTAGTCAAGATGAAGAGTCCTAAATAATCCACAAAATGAGAACACGCATAAATGCGAAGTTGCCAAATTGTGTGACTAAGTAtccataaataaattagattGATGTTAGTTGGACTTTCCTTCTATAGACAATTGTAAATTAGATCACTTAAGCACGTATggaacataaattttaaaacaccTTATTATATTTCCGGAGGTTTAGGCTATCGTCTCCCTCTATTTGttttctatgtatatatatcttAGATTAAATAAAAGGTTTACACCATCAAAAGcataaaatttacattttataaaaaaaaaaaaaaaacaaggaagaaaaaaagatttaacACTCAAAAACCAAATTAATCAATAGAattatagaaaaagtattacAAGGTGAGATTAACATAGAAACATCCACActggaaaaaatttaaaactgaaTACAAAAACACGTAGTagtaacttttatttattttaggcAGTCCATAGAAAGATAGGTGCCTAAAATAGTAGATAAATTTAATTAGTGGTGGTGATGGTGGTGTCCTCCCTCAGCagcctttttttctttcttggcATCTTTTTTCTGATGATGTTCATGGAATGCAAATCCACCTGCCCCAACTGCTGCTACTGCTGCTATTTCTTGTTTTATCTTGTGTTTGTGTGCATTCTCTGGGTCTTTCTTTGCCTTGTGCTTCTCAcgctatatatttatatttattcaacaacaaaagagttaaaaattgaagaaaaatcaaAGAGATAAAATACACTTcttatattcatatatatatatatatatataaaaagtgcAGTGTCATCCAAGGTATTGTACATGCATTTTTACTAACATACGTACGTCTCCGCCTCAAATTATCTGTCGTTTTTTTACTACTTTTCGAGATTCaagcttgaaaagaaaaagtaacgATTATTTAAAACGAAGGGAGTATCTGACATTAAAAAAGTTATATGATCACTTTAGACTTGGAGCAAAATCATTAGTCCAAGCATATATATCCCACATATAATATTACCCCCTACATATCCTATTTTAAATAACTGGACatataatttaagaaattaaagaaaacttaTGACATGTTAATGAAATATTGTATATCGATGATTATATATTTACGTACCAAGGCATAAGCACCGGCAGCAACAGCACCAAGTTCACCAATTTTCTGGAGATGGCTATGGTGCTTCACATTTTTTTCATGATCAACTGGACCACCTTCTTCCTCCTTGTTCTTGTGGTGGAACAAACGGTGATGCTGTTTCTCTTCAGCCATATTATATTGCTTCTCTAAATTAATTGTTGATTAAACGTCGATAGATAATTTGTGCtttgatattttgttttttctagCTAGTCCATTATTTATAGGCCAATGAATTGTTATGTCCAAAAATATTACGTAGTTGGCATGAAGGATGAGAAAATTCGTCCATGAATTAGGTGGCACGcgttcaatttaattttttatatatcatcttgtcatagaaaattaaatttgactTCTTCTGGaagtatataatattattaattaattaattacttgtgaaaacgttagaaatttgaataattatttCGAACTAAGTGGGGGCTTAATTTTGACTGGTGGATGCTATCATTATTAAGATAGATGCTTCTGAGATTTTAGGACTTAATCAAACAAGTGGATATAATTATCAAAGGAAAATATTAGTTTGAAAATTtccttttgttgtttattaaaCTAAGAAAACNACCAATTTTCTGGAGATGGCTATGGTGCTTCACTTTTTTTTCATGATCAACTAGACCACCTTCTTCCTCCTTGTTCTTGTGGTGGAACAAACGGTGATGTTGTTTCTCTTCAGCCATATTATATTGCTTCACtaaattaattgttgataaaaCGTCGATAGACAATTTGttctttgatattttgtttttctagCTAGTCCATTATTTATAGGCTGATGAATTGTAATGTCCAAAAATATTACGTAGTTGGCATGAAGGATGTAAAAATTCGTCCATGAATTAGGTGCCACGcgttcaatttaattttttatatatcatcttgtcatagaaaattaaatttgactTCTTCTGGAAgtatatactattattaattaattaattacttgtgtgaaagttaaaaatttgaataattacTTCGAACTAAGTGGGGATTTAATTTTGACTGGTGGATGCTATTATTATTAAGATAGATGCTTCTGAGATTTTAGGACCTAATCAAACAAGTGGATATAATTATCAAAGGAAAATATTAGTTTGAAAATTtccttttgttgtttattaaaCTAAGAAAACAGATAACGCGTACATGGTTGGGCATTTCCCTttccaaacttttttttttctgtctgCGTGTGGTGCAGAATATTCATCGATCGACATTTCTTTTAaagaaagtaataatatttttcattttcttcgttCTAATTAATCATGTGATATTGATTAACTAGGTGttaaatgaaagaaagaaagattttttttaaaatttgtgatctaAATTTTAGAACAAGTCTTAGACATTTGTATTACTATAGATTATCAAAGTaagaatttttaaagttaaagttATTTACTCTAAATACAAGTactattgaaaaataaatgaagaaaaagtaaaagttCTTCTGAGACGtagatattttgatatattgtaatataatcttcaccaattcaataacaataatcattttttacaAGTGGTGCAAGCGAAAAttactttctttaattttgatttattgtgatATCACTAGTGTTGTTGGTACGGCTTAA
This genomic window contains:
- the LOC125854427 gene encoding abscisic stress-ripening protein 3 is translated as MAEEKQHHRLFHHKNKEEEGGPVDHEKNVKHHSHLQKIGELGAVAAGAYALREKHKAKKDPENAHKHKIKQEIAAVAAVGAGGFAFHEHHQKKDAKKEKKAAEGGHHHHHH